In one Tessaracoccus palaemonis genomic region, the following are encoded:
- a CDS encoding glycerophosphodiester phosphodiesterase, translated as MTETWAHRGASAYAPENTLPAFEEVVRLGLPGVEFDVQRSADGAIVCIHDETVNRTSNGFGRVVDLPLEELRRCDFSNGFPGRHGVKIPTLREALEVFQGTNVTVNIELKNGIELYPGMEDQVVRIVRDAGLLDQVVISSLNHYSIANLRGHLAASQMALILTDGIVDPWRYASWFGAGAVHPHRLALRIPDYVWLAHEAGIKVRAWTIDDDAEAIRLASLGVDAIISNLPDRVRDALRHPVY; from the coding sequence GTGACAGAAACCTGGGCCCACCGAGGAGCAAGCGCCTACGCGCCGGAGAACACGCTGCCTGCGTTCGAGGAGGTGGTCCGGCTCGGCCTACCCGGTGTCGAGTTCGACGTCCAGCGAAGCGCCGACGGCGCCATCGTGTGCATCCATGACGAGACGGTCAACCGCACGTCGAACGGCTTCGGGCGCGTGGTCGACCTGCCCCTGGAGGAGCTTCGCCGGTGCGACTTCAGCAATGGCTTTCCGGGGCGCCACGGCGTGAAGATCCCGACGCTCCGTGAGGCGCTGGAGGTCTTCCAGGGCACCAACGTCACTGTCAACATCGAACTCAAGAACGGCATCGAGCTGTACCCGGGGATGGAGGATCAGGTGGTGCGGATCGTCCGTGACGCCGGTCTTCTCGACCAGGTCGTGATCAGTTCCTTGAACCACTACTCGATCGCGAACCTGCGCGGACACCTCGCGGCGTCACAGATGGCGCTGATACTGACTGACGGCATCGTCGACCCGTGGCGCTACGCCTCATGGTTCGGGGCCGGCGCCGTCCACCCGCACCGCCTCGCCCTCCGCATCCCCGACTACGTCTGGTTGGCCCACGAAGCCGGCATCAAGGTCCGCGCCTGGACGATCGACGACGATGCCGAGGCCATCCGCCTTGCCAGCCTCGGCGTCGACGCGATCATCTCGAATCTCCCGGATCGCGTCCGCGACGCGTTGCGCCACCCGGTGTACTGA
- a CDS encoding tyrosine-type recombinase/integrase yields the protein MFSGAREAAGLSVTPHDMRHFYASGLIAAGCDVVTVQRALGHASATTTLNTYAHLWPTAEDRTRSAAADLMRSSVVSADSLRTNPLESRSH from the coding sequence CTGTTCAGCGGCGCCCGGGAGGCCGCAGGGCTCAGCGTGACACCTCACGACATGCGGCACTTCTACGCCTCGGGGCTGATCGCGGCCGGCTGCGACGTCGTGACCGTGCAGCGCGCTCTCGGTCACGCATCGGCCACCACGACGCTGAACACCTACGCCCATCTGTGGCCGACAGCAGAGGACCGCACCCGGTCCGCAGCTGCGGATCTGATGCGGTCCTCGGTCGTTTCTGCGGACTCCCTGCGGACTAACCCGCTCGAATCACGCTCCCACTAG
- a CDS encoding sensor histidine kinase, with the protein MAEGLARLPRPATERGRDAAGAVALAVALGVLQVVDDGPAGLFGWEYAGVLLACAALVWRRAAPVITLVVAFVACVASAILTGGIPGAFVPLAVAVYTAVSRTSPLPKALAIGALALVGVGVSLVVGTGRSASDPEVTSAEVWIGLIIAVGAAISLYRRSLAQERERALAAEATKDALASRKVAEERLRIARELHDAVGHHIAVMNVQAGVAEALLQSSPDAAAAALERVQEAGARVLEELPVMLRVLRTDGEAETRPSAGLADLPELIEHATASGLHVDLRESGSHPELPAATYLSAYRIVQEALTNAARHGDGAASVRVDYRGPSLILEVRNAVGGGTSSGSGFGLVGMRERALAAGGDVTVARDGDTFVVRAELPTRGASNRQGEGQP; encoded by the coding sequence ATGGCCGAAGGGCTCGCACGACTCCCGCGACCTGCCACCGAACGGGGCAGGGACGCGGCGGGGGCCGTCGCGCTCGCCGTCGCGTTGGGCGTCCTTCAGGTCGTCGACGACGGTCCGGCGGGGCTGTTCGGCTGGGAGTACGCGGGGGTCCTGCTGGCGTGCGCGGCCCTCGTCTGGCGGCGCGCGGCGCCCGTGATCACGCTGGTGGTCGCTTTCGTGGCGTGCGTGGCCTCCGCGATCCTGACCGGAGGCATTCCGGGCGCGTTCGTCCCGCTCGCGGTGGCCGTCTACACGGCCGTGAGCCGCACGTCGCCCCTCCCGAAGGCCCTCGCGATCGGTGCGCTCGCCCTGGTGGGTGTGGGCGTGTCCCTCGTGGTGGGGACGGGAAGGTCGGCCTCCGACCCGGAGGTCACGTCGGCGGAGGTGTGGATCGGACTGATCATCGCGGTCGGGGCCGCGATCAGCCTCTACCGCCGGTCGCTGGCGCAGGAACGGGAGCGGGCGCTCGCCGCCGAGGCGACGAAGGACGCGTTGGCGAGCCGGAAGGTCGCGGAGGAGAGGCTGCGGATCGCGCGGGAGCTGCACGACGCCGTCGGCCACCACATCGCGGTGATGAACGTGCAGGCGGGTGTCGCCGAGGCCCTGCTCCAGTCGTCGCCGGACGCCGCGGCCGCCGCGCTCGAGCGCGTCCAGGAGGCCGGCGCCAGGGTGCTGGAGGAGTTGCCGGTGATGCTCCGGGTGCTGCGGACCGACGGCGAGGCCGAGACCAGGCCCAGCGCGGGCCTGGCCGACCTCCCCGAACTCATCGAGCACGCCACCGCCTCCGGGCTCCACGTCGACCTGCGCGAGAGCGGCAGCCATCCGGAGCTGCCGGCCGCGACCTACCTCTCCGCCTACCGGATCGTCCAGGAGGCGCTGACGAATGCCGCCCGCCACGGCGACGGCGCGGCCAGCGTGCGTGTGGACTACAGAGGCCCAAGCCTGATCCTGGAGGTGCGCAACGCCGTCGGTGGCGGCACCTCGTCAGGCTCGGGATTCGGGCTCGTCGGCATGCGGGAACGGGCCCTGGCGGCCGGGGGCGACGTCACCGTCGCGCGGGACGGCGACACCTTCGTCGTACGGGCCGAGCTGCCGACCAGGGGCGCAAGCAACAGACAAGGGGAGGGGCAGCCATGA
- a CDS encoding trypsin-like serine peptidase, whose protein sequence is MALKSVCGSAAAAALLLLAGCTGVTPPAPITPAPSATPVTPVAATPADPLPLADLAAFSGVVSLNAGSNCSGTLIDTGATAGPAYVLTNGHCIGDVGRSPQTTTHELDWFGTAEFLAAEGNLDATLSVDVVKLEYSTMRHTDTGIVRLDATLGELEDLGIRPVKIADAEPLAGQDVVNVGVPVQDLDQEEWVLRRGDCTLGAQHTLIEGRWLWFDAWSNDCPGIIQGSSGSPVLSVDTDGNPTGVVAMINTTTWGGTAANGGACSMNHPCEVTADGASMVEETSYAQSVAGLGKCFDDAGVFRTGGACPLPDSSVWAETGGGTFQGGDVPDATGATPQVSLVGRTAGTVRTALVPLGDGSACTSATTYASAEPQELPEAAGEWDLVGAKISVDLPETEGRFLFCAVSGNDYAGAASVLFDVDRTPPIFAAAADVEDIGGGTMIVRPHLVPPEIQTVRFTWGAPDEVDCDDPTTFQDFFIVPLTLEASDLPATYCLYGLDSAGNATDVTRIEIPGK, encoded by the coding sequence ATGGCCTTGAAGTCCGTGTGCGGCAGCGCAGCCGCAGCCGCCCTCCTCCTGCTCGCGGGGTGCACCGGCGTCACACCCCCAGCACCCATCACGCCGGCACCGTCGGCGACCCCGGTCACCCCGGTCGCAGCCACCCCGGCGGACCCGCTGCCGCTGGCAGACCTGGCGGCCTTCAGTGGCGTGGTCTCCCTGAACGCCGGTTCCAACTGTTCGGGCACCCTGATCGACACCGGCGCCACGGCGGGCCCGGCCTACGTCCTCACCAACGGTCACTGCATCGGGGATGTCGGCCGCTCCCCGCAGACCACCACCCACGAGCTCGATTGGTTCGGCACCGCGGAATTCCTTGCCGCCGAGGGAAACCTGGACGCCACGCTCAGCGTCGATGTCGTGAAGCTGGAGTACTCCACCATGCGGCATACCGACACCGGCATCGTCCGGCTCGACGCCACCCTCGGCGAGCTGGAGGACCTCGGCATCCGCCCGGTGAAGATCGCGGACGCTGAGCCGCTCGCGGGGCAGGATGTCGTCAACGTCGGCGTCCCCGTCCAGGACCTCGACCAGGAGGAGTGGGTCCTTCGCCGCGGTGACTGCACCCTCGGCGCGCAGCACACCCTGATCGAGGGACGCTGGCTGTGGTTCGACGCCTGGTCCAACGACTGCCCCGGCATCATCCAGGGCTCCAGCGGCTCGCCCGTTCTCAGCGTGGATACCGACGGCAACCCGACCGGGGTCGTGGCCATGATCAACACCACCACCTGGGGCGGTACCGCAGCCAACGGCGGCGCGTGCTCGATGAACCATCCCTGCGAGGTGACCGCTGACGGCGCGTCAATGGTCGAGGAGACCAGCTACGCCCAGAGCGTGGCCGGGCTGGGCAAGTGCTTCGACGACGCCGGCGTGTTCCGGACGGGCGGGGCGTGCCCGCTGCCCGACTCCAGCGTCTGGGCCGAGACCGGAGGCGGCACGTTCCAGGGCGGGGACGTTCCCGACGCGACCGGAGCCACCCCGCAGGTCAGCCTGGTCGGTCGGACGGCCGGCACGGTCCGCACAGCCCTCGTACCGCTCGGCGACGGCTCCGCCTGCACCTCGGCGACGACCTATGCCTCGGCGGAACCTCAGGAGCTGCCCGAGGCCGCCGGGGAGTGGGATCTGGTCGGCGCGAAGATCAGTGTCGACCTTCCCGAAACAGAGGGGCGGTTCCTCTTCTGCGCGGTCTCCGGCAATGACTACGCCGGGGCCGCCTCGGTCCTCTTCGACGTCGACCGGACGCCGCCCATCTTCGCCGCGGCCGCCGACGTGGAGGACATCGGTGGTGGCACGATGATCGTCCGGCCGCACCTGGTGCCGCCCGAGATCCAGACCGTCCGCTTCACGTGGGGGGCACCTGACGAGGTGGACTGCGACGACCCGACCACGTTCCAGGACTTCTTCATCGTCCCCCTCACGCTTGAGGCGTCCGACCTGCCCGCGACGTACTGCCTCTACGGCCTGGACTCCGCCGGCAACGCGACGGATGTCACCCGCATCGAGATACCCGGGAAGTAG
- a CDS encoding response regulator, which translates to MTVRVVVVDDQDLIRGGFVAIIGTAEDMEVVGEAANGLDAIEVVRETVPDVVLMDIRMPGMDGLEATEQLAADPDLGGVRIIVLTTFEEDAYVLRAIHGGASGFLGKSVRPAALLDAIRTVAAGESLLSPGATRALIAHVTSDIPQPSAVGERFRYLTDREREVVLLVAQGLSNEEIAQKLFVTPLTAKTHVNRAMTKVGARDRAQLVVAAYQSGLAGG; encoded by the coding sequence ATGACGGTACGCGTCGTCGTCGTCGACGACCAGGATCTGATCCGCGGGGGATTCGTCGCGATCATCGGCACCGCGGAGGACATGGAGGTCGTCGGTGAGGCCGCGAACGGTCTCGATGCGATCGAGGTCGTCCGCGAGACGGTCCCCGACGTGGTCCTGATGGATATCCGGATGCCCGGCATGGATGGTCTGGAGGCCACCGAGCAGCTGGCGGCCGACCCCGATCTCGGAGGCGTCAGGATCATCGTCCTCACGACCTTCGAGGAGGACGCCTACGTGCTGCGCGCCATCCACGGAGGGGCCAGCGGATTCCTGGGCAAGAGCGTCCGGCCCGCAGCGCTGCTCGACGCGATCCGGACCGTCGCCGCCGGGGAGTCGCTGCTGTCGCCGGGGGCGACGCGAGCGCTCATCGCCCACGTGACCAGCGACATTCCGCAGCCCAGCGCCGTTGGGGAGCGGTTCCGGTACCTGACCGACCGGGAACGCGAGGTCGTGCTGCTGGTCGCACAGGGGCTCAGCAACGAGGAGATCGCACAGAAGCTGTTCGTCACCCCGCTCACTGCGAAGACGCACGTGAACAGGGCCATGACGAAGGTGGGCGCGCGGGACCGCGCCCAGCTCGTCGTCGCGGCGTACCAGTCCGGGCTGGCCGGCGGTTGA
- a CDS encoding CPBP family glutamic-type intramembrane protease, whose translation MTTQVVPSRPAAHRPTRAEVPFDGLGRGAISGPRWVVILAACAVEFDQFALLPATGTVGHWAGLALFPIIPLAALMWATPTGWTALVRGIGPRDLGVLLGVALACLATVTIGSLALSEAGPLGHLPGPVTGHGLYSFLLEGVPHILGEELVAVLPMLALASGLRRLSWSRSVAQTVASVVVAGVFVLLHLPTSNWNVVECVVLVGVMRLVLAFGFFTTRSLWVPIGAHLLSDLALFTMPLLVSAAYLI comes from the coding sequence GTGACGACCCAGGTCGTGCCGAGCAGACCGGCAGCCCACCGCCCCACCCGCGCCGAAGTGCCCTTTGACGGGCTCGGGCGGGGCGCTATCAGCGGACCCCGCTGGGTCGTGATCCTGGCGGCGTGCGCCGTCGAGTTCGACCAGTTCGCCCTGCTTCCGGCGACCGGCACGGTCGGCCACTGGGCCGGCCTGGCGTTGTTCCCGATCATCCCGCTCGCCGCTCTCATGTGGGCGACCCCGACGGGGTGGACGGCGCTCGTGAGGGGCATCGGTCCGCGCGACCTCGGCGTGCTGCTCGGCGTGGCGCTTGCCTGCCTGGCGACGGTGACGATCGGCTCGCTGGCCTTGTCGGAGGCAGGTCCGCTCGGTCACCTGCCCGGGCCGGTGACGGGCCACGGCCTCTACAGCTTCCTGCTCGAGGGCGTCCCCCACATCCTGGGGGAGGAACTGGTCGCCGTCCTCCCGATGCTCGCCCTGGCCTCCGGCCTGCGTCGCCTCAGCTGGTCTCGCAGCGTTGCGCAGACCGTCGCATCGGTCGTGGTCGCCGGTGTTTTCGTCCTGCTCCACCTCCCGACATCCAACTGGAACGTCGTCGAGTGCGTCGTGCTGGTCGGCGTCATGAGACTCGTGCTCGCCTTCGGGTTCTTCACCACCAGGAGCCTCTGGGTGCCGATCGGGGCGCACCTGCTGAGCGACCTCGCCCTGTTCACCATGCCGCTGCTTGTCAGCGCGGCCTACCTGATCTGA
- a CDS encoding basic amino acid/polyamine antiporter: protein MTEATGTTVPTSSKVGVFSLTALVVGSMIGGGVYSLPGRFASQTGVVGSVIAWAVACTGMLMLALVFQFLAVARPKLDSGLYAYAKHGFGDYVGFLSAIGYWASLCASLVTFWILITSTLGLAFPAFGEGDTVPSLLLGSAGLWLCDLLVRRGVGKAADLNRFVTVAKVLPVIVFIVLVLFAFDPEVFRANLLAGGDAAPFPEQVRATMLSTVFVFLGVEAASVFSRHARRREDVGRATVLGFVGVAAVFASVTIVSYGVLPREEIAALPQPSMAGVLASAVGPWAGVFVSVALCVSVLGAYLALVLTASETLYAAAADGDMPRFLAKVSRRDVPTRGLALTSVFVQILLVVALFAQNTLDFAIEGTATLALIPFFLVAAYALMVLLDRRARMPRQGRLLAVAVIATAYAVGLVFAAGFTQLLLSCVVFAPATVLFAMTRREQHRRTFTPFEWAVFGVVVVAAVAVVVGLAAGWLTL, encoded by the coding sequence ATGACTGAAGCCACGGGAACGACCGTCCCGACGAGCTCGAAGGTCGGCGTGTTCTCGCTGACCGCGCTCGTGGTCGGGTCGATGATCGGCGGCGGCGTGTACAGCCTGCCCGGCCGGTTCGCGTCGCAGACCGGCGTCGTCGGCAGCGTGATCGCCTGGGCCGTCGCCTGCACCGGCATGCTGATGCTTGCCCTCGTGTTCCAGTTCCTGGCCGTGGCGCGGCCGAAGCTCGACTCCGGCCTGTACGCCTACGCCAAGCACGGCTTCGGCGACTACGTCGGCTTCCTGTCGGCCATCGGCTACTGGGCCTCGCTGTGCGCGTCGCTGGTGACGTTCTGGATCCTCATCACGTCCACGCTCGGCCTCGCCTTCCCGGCGTTCGGCGAGGGCGACACGGTCCCGTCGCTCCTGCTGGGGTCGGCCGGGCTGTGGCTCTGCGACCTGCTCGTCCGACGGGGCGTGGGCAAGGCCGCCGACCTCAACCGGTTCGTCACCGTCGCCAAGGTCCTGCCGGTGATCGTGTTCATCGTGCTCGTCCTGTTCGCGTTCGACCCGGAGGTCTTCCGGGCGAACCTCCTGGCCGGCGGGGACGCGGCGCCGTTCCCGGAGCAGGTGCGCGCCACGATGCTGTCGACGGTGTTCGTGTTCCTGGGGGTCGAGGCGGCGAGCGTCTTCTCCCGTCACGCGCGCCGACGCGAGGACGTCGGCCGGGCGACCGTGCTCGGGTTCGTCGGCGTCGCCGCCGTGTTCGCGTCGGTGACCATCGTGTCCTACGGGGTGCTGCCCCGGGAGGAGATCGCCGCGCTGCCGCAGCCGTCCATGGCGGGGGTGCTGGCCTCGGCTGTCGGGCCGTGGGCCGGGGTCTTCGTGTCCGTCGCGCTCTGCGTCTCGGTGCTCGGCGCCTACCTCGCCCTGGTGCTGACCGCGTCGGAGACGCTGTACGCCGCCGCGGCCGACGGCGACATGCCCCGGTTCCTGGCGAAGGTGTCGCGGCGGGACGTGCCGACCCGCGGCCTGGCGCTGACCAGCGTGTTCGTCCAGATCCTGCTGGTGGTCGCACTGTTCGCGCAGAACACGCTCGACTTCGCGATCGAGGGCACCGCGACCCTCGCCCTGATCCCCTTCTTCCTCGTCGCCGCCTATGCGCTGATGGTGCTGCTGGACCGTCGCGCGCGGATGCCCCGACAGGGTCGGCTGCTGGCGGTGGCCGTGATCGCGACGGCGTACGCCGTCGGCCTGGTCTTCGCGGCGGGGTTCACGCAGCTGCTGCTGTCGTGCGTGGTGTTCGCCCCTGCCACCGTCCTGTTCGCGATGACGCGGCGAGAGCAGCACCGTCGCACGTTCACGCCGTTCGAGTGGGCCGTGTTCGGTGTGGTCGTCGTGGCCGCGGTCGCCGTCGTCGTCGGGCTGGCGGCAGGCTGGCTGACCCTCTGA
- a CDS encoding CPBP family intramembrane glutamic endopeptidase gives MTASPEQVQDINTGRDFPFYSGVPVLIKGGGWLIVAAACLVSFLVLILLPVPGMVGMWVRAILFPVIPLVALAFVAPKGWTAIFRRVRVRDVGAMFLFAIINIAVSFAVAAPLKDALGAEANPAGGILAGLDMPGRVSFYLATAPQLLGEELVTILPFLALLYVFVAKFNWPRWVAVLVSWLATALIFGALHLPTYDWNFLQCFLIIGSARLILSLAFLVTKNVWVSAGAHIINDWVLFTIPLALAGASLIS, from the coding sequence ATGACCGCCAGCCCGGAGCAGGTTCAGGACATCAACACCGGCCGTGACTTCCCGTTCTACAGCGGCGTCCCGGTCCTGATCAAGGGCGGCGGCTGGCTGATCGTGGCGGCGGCCTGCCTCGTGTCCTTCCTCGTCCTGATCCTGCTGCCCGTCCCCGGCATGGTCGGCATGTGGGTGCGCGCGATCCTGTTCCCGGTGATCCCGCTGGTCGCGTTGGCCTTCGTCGCACCGAAGGGATGGACCGCCATCTTCCGGAGGGTCCGCGTCCGCGACGTCGGCGCGATGTTCCTCTTCGCGATCATCAACATCGCCGTGTCGTTCGCGGTTGCTGCGCCGCTCAAGGACGCGCTGGGTGCGGAGGCCAACCCGGCCGGGGGAATCCTCGCGGGCCTCGACATGCCGGGCCGTGTCTCCTTCTACCTGGCGACCGCGCCGCAGCTGCTCGGTGAGGAGCTCGTCACGATCCTGCCGTTCCTGGCGCTGCTCTACGTCTTCGTCGCGAAGTTCAACTGGCCGCGCTGGGTCGCGGTGCTGGTCTCCTGGCTGGCGACGGCGCTGATCTTCGGGGCCCTGCACCTGCCGACCTACGACTGGAACTTCCTCCAGTGCTTCCTCATCATCGGTTCGGCGCGACTGATCCTCAGTCTCGCCTTCCTGGTCACCAAGAACGTGTGGGTCTCCGCCGGCGCCCACATCATCAATGACTGGGTGCTGTTCACCATCCCGCTTGCGCTGGCCGGCGCCTCCCTCATCTCCTGA
- a CDS encoding toll/interleukin-1 receptor domain-containing protein — protein sequence MESVGLQPELRDIFLCHAWDDRRGAAAELNDLLEAAGVSVWFSEKDILLGQPFMREIDRGLAKSRVGVVLITPALLERVNNRGVSDKELSELLARDLLIPVVHETTYDEVRRISPLLGSRNGLDTSADSMESIATKIAELVALDDELERV from the coding sequence GTGGAGTCGGTGGGCTTGCAGCCTGAACTTCGCGACATCTTCCTGTGCCATGCCTGGGATGACCGGCGAGGTGCCGCGGCAGAGCTGAACGACCTGCTCGAAGCCGCGGGGGTCTCGGTGTGGTTCAGCGAGAAGGACATTCTGCTCGGCCAGCCATTCATGCGCGAGATTGACCGTGGTCTCGCAAAGTCGCGGGTTGGCGTCGTGCTCATCACCCCTGCGCTGTTAGAGCGCGTCAACAACCGAGGGGTCTCGGACAAGGAGCTCTCTGAACTTCTGGCCCGCGACCTACTGATCCCGGTCGTGCATGAGACGACCTACGACGAGGTCCGGCGGATCAGTCCGCTACTCGGCTCGCGGAACGGGTTGGACACATCGGCAGACTCGATGGAGTCCATCGCGACCAAGATCGCTGAGCTGGTGGCTCTGGATGACGAGCTTGAGCGCGTCTGA
- a CDS encoding CPBP family intramembrane glutamic endopeptidase has protein sequence MSTETVTETETAAPRRAASDLPFYNDLPTAISGTKWLVIVAACALAYAQLVLLPLPGSAQAQQWMHAILFPVIPLAALAWAAPQGWTAIFRRVRVRDIGAMIGFGLLCLTASCALAMPLAKVIGASANPSAHILAEASTGQQISFFLATLPQLLGEELITILPMLALMSLLVRWGWSRRASLATAWIGTAVLFGLLHLPTYNWNVLQCLALIGVARLFLTLAFVVTRNLWVSTGAHILNDWIMFSVPILLSAAAITL, from the coding sequence GTGTCCACCGAGACCGTCACCGAAACCGAAACAGCAGCCCCCCGACGCGCCGCGTCCGACCTGCCCTTCTACAACGACCTGCCCACCGCGATCAGTGGGACCAAGTGGCTCGTCATCGTCGCCGCCTGCGCGCTCGCCTATGCGCAGCTCGTCCTGCTGCCCCTTCCCGGAAGCGCCCAGGCCCAGCAGTGGATGCACGCGATCCTGTTCCCGGTCATTCCCCTGGCCGCGCTCGCGTGGGCCGCGCCCCAGGGGTGGACCGCGATCTTCCGCAGGGTGCGGGTGCGCGACATCGGCGCGATGATCGGCTTCGGACTGCTCTGCCTCACTGCCTCGTGCGCGCTGGCGATGCCGCTTGCCAAGGTCATCGGCGCCTCGGCAAACCCGTCGGCCCACATCCTCGCGGAAGCCTCCACCGGGCAGCAGATCTCCTTCTTCCTCGCCACCCTTCCGCAGCTGCTGGGTGAGGAACTGATCACCATTCTGCCCATGCTCGCGCTGATGTCGCTGCTGGTCCGGTGGGGATGGAGCCGCAGGGCTTCGCTGGCCACGGCCTGGATCGGAACCGCCGTGCTCTTCGGGCTCCTGCACCTGCCCACCTACAACTGGAACGTCCTCCAGTGCCTGGCGCTGATCGGGGTCGCGCGGCTGTTCCTGACGCTGGCCTTCGTCGTGACGAGGAACCTGTGGGTCTCGACCGGCGCGCACATCCTCAACGACTGGATCATGTTCTCCGTCCCGATCCTGCTGAGCGCCGCCGCGATCACGCTCTGA
- a CDS encoding TIGR04255 family protein: MYPKREVFPKSPLALVAAEIRFSDAPRLRQSETLDAVAVAVESLLPVHEQVQGAVNIQVVNGQPQVQVVTGRVMKNVDSTAALSIFPDRLSFETTAYAEYETFKANVVACAQALVSAGVAPAVQRIGLRYLDEIRVPDAKVVDARLWSDWVDQRLVDHLQLGPDGAPVARADGTISYDLGHHKGLNFRFAALPGGAVVVTGNLVRRPFVENVPVFVLDFDGYQDFSGQKAMLLSTDAVALTLDAVHGPAGETFQNAITDQARELFRGEKP; the protein is encoded by the coding sequence ATGTACCCGAAGCGTGAAGTCTTCCCCAAATCCCCGCTGGCACTTGTCGCAGCAGAGATCCGGTTCAGCGACGCCCCTCGTCTGCGCCAGTCGGAGACGCTCGACGCCGTCGCAGTCGCTGTGGAGTCCCTTCTGCCTGTCCACGAGCAGGTCCAGGGTGCGGTCAACATCCAGGTGGTCAACGGGCAGCCGCAGGTGCAGGTGGTTACCGGCCGGGTCATGAAGAACGTAGACAGCACGGCGGCCTTGTCGATCTTCCCCGACAGGCTCTCCTTCGAGACTACCGCCTACGCCGAGTACGAGACGTTCAAAGCGAACGTCGTGGCCTGCGCTCAAGCGCTGGTGAGTGCCGGTGTCGCTCCAGCCGTCCAGCGGATTGGTCTGCGGTACTTGGATGAGATCCGCGTGCCTGATGCGAAGGTTGTCGACGCTCGGCTGTGGAGTGATTGGGTCGACCAACGCCTCGTGGACCACTTGCAGTTGGGTCCTGACGGCGCTCCGGTCGCCCGGGCGGACGGCACGATCTCGTACGACCTCGGGCATCACAAGGGTCTCAACTTCAGGTTCGCCGCCCTGCCGGGCGGAGCCGTCGTGGTGACCGGCAACCTCGTACGCCGACCGTTCGTGGAGAACGTGCCGGTCTTCGTCCTAGACTTCGACGGCTATCAAGACTTCTCCGGGCAGAAGGCGATGCTGCTGAGCACTGATGCGGTAGCACTAACTCTTGACGCCGTTCATGGACCTGCCGGCGAGACGTTCCAGAACGCAATCACCGACCAAGCTCGCGAGCTCTTCCGAGGGGAGAAACCATGA
- a CDS encoding 1,4-dihydroxy-2-naphthoyl-CoA synthase, whose amino-acid sequence MSNPFRPELWMPVEGFEFTDITYHRAKDVPAVRIAFDRPEVRNAFRPHTVDELYTALEHARTSSDIGCVLLTGNGPSEKDGGWAFCSGGDQRIRGRAGYQYAEGETSESVDAAKLGRLHILEVQRLIRFMPKVVIALVNGWAAGGGHSLHVVSDLTLASREHAKFKQTDADVGSFDAGYGSAYLARQVGQKFAREIFFLGDVHDAEDAHRMGMVNRVVPHEQLEDIGLEWAAKICGKSPTAQRMLKYAFNAIDDGLVGQQIFAGETTRLAYMTDEAVEGRDSFLEKRAPDWSKFPYYY is encoded by the coding sequence ATGAGCAATCCCTTCCGTCCGGAGCTGTGGATGCCCGTCGAGGGCTTCGAGTTCACCGACATCACGTACCACCGCGCCAAGGACGTGCCGGCGGTTCGCATCGCCTTCGACCGGCCCGAGGTGCGCAACGCGTTCCGGCCTCACACCGTCGACGAGCTGTACACGGCGCTGGAGCACGCGCGCACGTCGTCGGACATCGGCTGCGTGCTGCTGACGGGCAACGGGCCGAGTGAGAAGGACGGCGGCTGGGCGTTCTGCTCGGGCGGCGACCAGCGAATCCGCGGCCGCGCCGGCTACCAGTACGCCGAGGGGGAGACGTCCGAGAGCGTCGACGCTGCCAAGCTCGGCCGGCTGCACATCCTCGAGGTGCAGCGGCTGATCCGGTTCATGCCGAAGGTGGTGATCGCCCTGGTCAACGGCTGGGCTGCGGGAGGCGGACACTCGCTGCACGTCGTCTCGGACCTCACGCTTGCGTCCCGCGAGCACGCGAAGTTCAAGCAGACCGACGCCGACGTCGGCTCGTTCGACGCTGGCTACGGGTCGGCATACCTCGCCCGCCAGGTAGGGCAGAAGTTCGCGCGCGAGATCTTCTTCCTCGGCGACGTGCACGACGCCGAGGACGCCCACCGCATGGGCATGGTCAACCGCGTCGTGCCGCACGAGCAGCTCGAGGACATCGGCCTGGAGTGGGCAGCGAAGATCTGCGGCAAGTCCCCGACGGCGCAGCGGATGCTGAAGTACGCGTTCAACGCCATCGACGACGGGCTGGTCGGCCAGCAGATCTTCGCCGGCGAGACCACCCGCCTGGCGTATATGACCGACGAGGCCGTCGAGGGTCGCGACTCGTTCCTGGAGAAGCGGGCCCCCGACTGGTCGAAGTTCCCCTACTACTACTAG